A genomic segment from Deltaproteobacteria bacterium encodes:
- a CDS encoding thiamine pyrophosphate-dependent dehydrogenase E1 component subunit alpha produces the protein MEPTEEILLVAYRTMRTIRSFEEKLVELVTRGKLGGFLHTYIGEEAVAAGVCANLKENDHVASTHRGHGHCIAKGVDVRGMMAELFGSSSGICRGRGGSMHIADLEKGMLGANGIVGAGIPLATGAALTAKLKKTGGVGVAFFGDGASNQGAFHESLNMAANWKLPALYVCENNGWGEFTPTEFVVPVEDIAERGRSYAMHSLIADGMDFFDVYAKSGEAIARARRGEGPTLLECKTYRFAGHYVGDTLVYRSKAEADEWITQRDPLRLFETRVTGEGLIAVEDLRRIDREVGERIAEAVGVAEAAPFPDPGELLRDVYVTEEAGR, from the coding sequence ATGGAACCGACGGAAGAGATCCTGCTGGTCGCCTATCGCACGATGCGTACGATCCGCAGCTTCGAGGAGAAGCTCGTCGAATTGGTCACCCGTGGCAAGCTCGGCGGCTTCCTCCACACGTACATCGGAGAGGAAGCGGTGGCGGCCGGGGTCTGCGCCAACCTGAAGGAGAACGACCACGTCGCGTCCACGCATCGCGGCCACGGCCACTGCATCGCCAAGGGCGTGGACGTTCGCGGTATGATGGCGGAGCTGTTCGGGAGCAGCAGCGGGATCTGCCGGGGGCGTGGCGGCTCCATGCACATCGCGGACCTCGAAAAGGGCATGCTCGGCGCCAACGGCATCGTCGGCGCCGGCATTCCGCTCGCCACCGGCGCCGCGCTCACCGCCAAGCTCAAGAAGACCGGCGGCGTGGGCGTCGCGTTCTTCGGCGACGGGGCCTCCAATCAGGGTGCTTTCCACGAATCGCTGAACATGGCGGCGAACTGGAAGCTGCCGGCCCTCTACGTCTGCGAGAACAACGGGTGGGGAGAGTTCACGCCGACCGAGTTCGTCGTTCCGGTCGAAGACATCGCTGAACGCGGACGTTCCTACGCCATGCACAGCCTGATCGCCGACGGCATGGACTTCTTCGACGTCTACGCCAAGTCCGGAGAGGCGATCGCCAGGGCGCGGCGGGGTGAAGGCCCCACCTTGCTCGAGTGCAAGACCTATCGCTTCGCCGGCCACTACGTCGGTGACACGCTCGTCTACCGGAGCAAGGCGGAGGCCGACGAGTGGATCACCCAACGCGACCCGCTGCGGCTCTTCGAGACCCGCGTCACCGGCGAAGGCCTGATCGCCGTCGAAGACCTGCGGCGGATCGACCGCGAAGTCGGCGAACGCATCGCCGAAGCGGTCGGCGTCGCCGAGGCGGCGCCTTTCCCCGATCCCGGCGAGCTCCTGCGGGACGTGTACGTCACGGAGGAGGCGGGGCGATGA
- a CDS encoding CoA ester lyase, with protein sequence MRSPRDFFKPLALGAPEPVREIPIKPSRMIHFFDPSNPKMLAKVPELALQADILLGNLEDATPADRKVAAREGLVTIGREVDFRGTPLWTRVNSLDSPWCLDDVSALVAGIGNRLEVMLIPKVEGAWDIHYIDRLLAQLEAKHKVQRPILIHAILETALGVANVEEICAASPRMQGVSFGPADLAASRRMKTTRVGGGHPAYLVRNDPDPKNPDAPRPTAQQDPWHYSIARMVDACAATGALPFYGPFGDIADSLGCEDQFRAAFLLGCVGAWSLHPNQIAIAKKVFSPPPNEVAFAKKVLEAMPDGRGVMMLDGKMQDDATWKQCKVMVNLAKMLAEKDPELKASYGF encoded by the coding sequence ATGCGATCCCCTCGTGACTTCTTCAAGCCCCTCGCCCTCGGCGCGCCGGAGCCGGTGCGCGAGATCCCCATCAAGCCGTCGCGGATGATCCATTTCTTCGATCCGTCGAACCCGAAGATGCTGGCCAAGGTGCCCGAGCTGGCCCTCCAGGCGGACATCCTCCTCGGCAACCTCGAGGACGCGACCCCAGCCGACCGCAAGGTCGCGGCGCGCGAGGGCCTGGTCACGATCGGGCGCGAGGTCGATTTCCGGGGGACGCCGCTCTGGACCCGCGTCAACTCGCTCGATTCGCCGTGGTGCCTCGACGACGTCTCGGCGCTCGTCGCGGGCATCGGCAACCGGCTCGAGGTCATGCTGATCCCGAAGGTCGAGGGCGCGTGGGACATCCACTACATCGATCGGCTCCTCGCCCAGCTCGAGGCGAAGCACAAGGTGCAGCGGCCGATCTTGATCCATGCCATCCTCGAGACCGCGCTCGGCGTCGCCAACGTCGAAGAGATCTGCGCCGCGAGTCCGCGCATGCAGGGCGTGAGCTTCGGTCCGGCCGACCTCGCGGCGTCGCGCCGCATGAAGACGACGCGCGTCGGCGGCGGCCACCCCGCGTATCTCGTGCGCAACGATCCCGATCCGAAGAACCCGGATGCGCCGCGGCCGACCGCGCAACAGGATCCGTGGCACTACTCGATCGCGCGCATGGTCGACGCCTGCGCCGCGACGGGAGCGCTGCCGTTCTACGGCCCGTTCGGCGACATCGCGGACTCGCTCGGATGCGAGGATCAGTTCCGCGCGGCGTTCTTGCTCGGCTGCGTCGGCGCGTGGTCGCTGCACCCGAACCAGATCGCGATCGCGAAGAAGGTGTTCAGCCCGCCGCCGAACGAGGTGGCGTTCGCCAAGAAGGTACTCGAGGCGATGCCCGACGGCCGCGGCGTCATGATGCTCGATGGCAAGATGCAGGACGACGCGACCTGGAAGCAGTGCAAGGTCATGGTGAACCTCGCCAAGATGCTGGCCGAGAAGGACCCGGAGCTGAAGGCGTCGTACGGGTTCTGA
- a CDS encoding alpha-ketoacid dehydrogenase subunit beta has product MREIPTAFAIAEALRIAMASDSDVVLMGEDVAGGGRRPEGTEEMGGIMSVTRGLVREFPNQVLDTPISEMGILGTAVGAAVTGLRPVVELMFIDFLGTCLDPLLNQASKFRYMFGGKARVPLTVRTVTGAGLQAAAQHSQSLYWMTAGIPGLKTVIPSNAADAKGLLLAAIRSDDPVIFCEPKGILFLSADVPEGDYEVPIGKAKVVREGSDVSLVGMGATVGMALAAAAELARDGVSAEVLDLRSLAPLDEDAILATLAKTGRLVVVDEATPRCGIASDVAALCVDRGFDFLNGPVKRVTAAMCPVPFSRVLEEAYMPSSARIVEAARALL; this is encoded by the coding sequence ATGAGAGAGATTCCCACCGCCTTCGCCATCGCCGAGGCGTTGCGGATCGCCATGGCGAGCGACTCCGACGTCGTCCTCATGGGCGAAGACGTCGCCGGCGGCGGACGCCGTCCCGAAGGCACCGAGGAGATGGGCGGCATCATGAGCGTGACGCGGGGGCTCGTCCGGGAGTTTCCGAACCAGGTCCTCGATACCCCGATCAGCGAGATGGGCATCCTCGGCACGGCGGTCGGGGCGGCGGTCACGGGTCTTCGTCCCGTGGTGGAGCTGATGTTCATCGACTTCCTCGGGACCTGCCTGGATCCCTTGCTGAACCAGGCCTCCAAGTTCCGCTACATGTTCGGCGGCAAGGCCCGCGTTCCACTCACCGTGCGCACCGTGACGGGCGCGGGCCTGCAGGCGGCGGCGCAACACTCGCAGTCGTTGTACTGGATGACGGCCGGGATTCCGGGCCTCAAGACCGTGATTCCCTCCAACGCCGCCGATGCCAAGGGCCTGCTGCTGGCGGCGATCCGCAGCGACGATCCGGTGATCTTCTGCGAGCCCAAGGGGATCCTGTTCCTGTCCGCCGACGTCCCCGAAGGCGACTACGAGGTGCCGATCGGCAAGGCCAAGGTGGTGCGGGAGGGAAGCGACGTGTCCTTGGTCGGCATGGGGGCGACGGTGGGGATGGCGCTCGCGGCGGCCGCGGAGTTGGCGCGCGACGGTGTCAGCGCCGAAGTGCTGGACTTGCGCTCGCTGGCGCCTCTCGACGAGGACGCGATCCTCGCCACCCTCGCCAAGACCGGCCGCCTGGTCGTCGTCGACGAGGCCACGCCTCGCTGCGGCATCGCCAGCGACGTCGCGGCGCTCTGCGTCGACCGCGGGTTCGATTTCCTGAACGGTCCGGTGAAGCGGGTGACCGCGGCGATGTGTCCGGTGCCGTTTTCCCGCGTCCTCGAGGAAGCCTACATGCCCTCCTCGGCCCGCATCGTCGAAGCGGCGCGCGCGCTTCTTTGA
- a CDS encoding alpha/beta fold hydrolase — MAIAIAMPKLGMTMQEGMVVEWAVGIGGVVEKGRTVVVIESEKAQVEIEATDSGVLRHVYVEAGETVPCGSLLAAITASMAEPFDAEAFRLANDRPLAPAEPAGNPPDVSSVRREAASLLASPPRGGAAPATPAARALARSLDVDMAAVVGSGPGGRITREDVDAFAARRARLFGVAAGVSLEVLRHGGGRPVLLLPGFGVGVASLAPQIQALTESGEFEAIGLHPRGVGASDSPMGDVYDVATAAEDAAALTASLSGPVHVVGASLGAAIALEMALRFPERVRSLALVTPFVVASARLLAVVDAWRAVSRRAGSDVLARTLLPWLFSERTLADAPLRERMRRGLSAAVSVVPPDALDRWARGIASWSGARAASVSELRVATLVIAAGADLLTPDSKALGLAIPGATLCMLEDVGHAAASEAADAVCAALLPHLRGA; from the coding sequence GTGGCGATCGCGATCGCAATGCCCAAGCTCGGCATGACGATGCAGGAGGGCATGGTCGTCGAGTGGGCGGTCGGCATCGGTGGAGTCGTCGAGAAGGGGCGCACCGTCGTCGTCATCGAATCCGAGAAGGCCCAGGTCGAGATCGAAGCCACCGACTCCGGGGTGCTGCGCCACGTCTACGTCGAGGCCGGTGAGACGGTTCCCTGTGGCAGCCTGCTCGCCGCGATCACCGCGTCCATGGCGGAGCCCTTCGACGCCGAGGCATTCCGCCTCGCCAACGATCGTCCCCTCGCGCCTGCTGAGCCGGCCGGGAACCCACCGGACGTCTCGTCCGTTCGTCGCGAGGCCGCGTCCCTGCTCGCCTCGCCGCCACGAGGCGGCGCGGCTCCGGCCACACCGGCTGCGCGCGCGCTCGCCCGCAGCCTCGATGTCGATATGGCGGCGGTGGTCGGCAGCGGCCCCGGCGGACGCATCACGCGGGAAGACGTCGACGCCTTCGCGGCGCGGCGCGCGCGGCTTTTCGGCGTCGCGGCCGGAGTGAGCTTGGAGGTGCTGCGCCACGGCGGCGGCCGACCCGTTCTCCTGCTCCCCGGCTTCGGCGTCGGTGTGGCGAGCCTGGCACCTCAGATCCAGGCGCTCACCGAGAGCGGCGAGTTCGAAGCCATCGGGCTGCATCCCCGCGGAGTCGGTGCGTCGGACTCTCCGATGGGAGACGTCTACGACGTCGCCACGGCGGCGGAAGACGCGGCGGCGCTCACCGCCTCGCTGTCGGGTCCGGTGCACGTCGTCGGCGCGAGCCTCGGCGCCGCGATCGCGCTCGAGATGGCGCTGCGCTTTCCCGAGCGCGTGCGCTCCCTCGCGCTGGTCACGCCCTTCGTCGTCGCATCCGCGAGGCTGCTCGCCGTCGTCGACGCCTGGAGGGCGGTGTCGCGTCGGGCAGGCAGCGACGTGCTGGCGCGCACGCTGCTGCCGTGGCTCTTCTCCGAGCGCACGCTCGCCGATGCCCCGCTGCGCGAGCGCATGCGGCGCGGCCTCTCCGCCGCCGTGTCGGTCGTCCCGCCCGACGCGCTCGACCGGTGGGCCCGCGGCATCGCTTCCTGGTCGGGGGCGCGCGCCGCGAGCGTCTCCGAGCTCCGGGTGGCTACCCTGGTCATCGCGGCCGGCGCCGATCTGCTGACGCCCGATAGCAAGGCCCTGGGCCTCGCGATTCCCGGCGCCACCCTGTGCATGCTCGAAGACGTCGGTCACGCCGCGGCCTCCGAGGCGGCCGACGCCGTATGCGCGGCGCTCCTGCCCCACCTTCGCGGAGCCTGA
- a CDS encoding N-acetyltransferase encodes MASPVAIDVVDLRRRSDRRRFLDVAAPIYRDHPCYVEPLRGERLKFLDPDVNPGLANLEIQAWIARRDGRDVGRITAHVDRLYDGLHGTGTGWFGFFESIDDPAVAHALLAAAVRRHAARGATEMIGPMSFTTNQECGLLVENFTRRPTFGTSYNPPYYEALLTSFGCRGVKDLYGWWMDVTTGFEEPGRARIAAFAERLKARADVVIRHAERRRYRDEWALMFDIYQEAWRDNWGYSPITREEFGWTAESARPILREELALIVEVHGQPVGFAISLPDANEIAPRNGRLFPFGWVRFAFGLRHIRHARLILLGIRPAYRKRGLESLLCIETALRARQIGLGGGEVSWTLEDNVLINRAIEAMGGRRDRTWRLYRMPLAASV; translated from the coding sequence GTGGCGTCGCCGGTCGCGATCGACGTCGTCGATCTGCGGCGCCGCTCGGATCGGCGCCGCTTCCTCGACGTGGCGGCGCCGATCTATCGCGACCATCCGTGCTACGTCGAGCCTCTGCGCGGCGAGCGCCTGAAGTTCCTCGACCCCGACGTCAATCCCGGGCTCGCGAACCTCGAGATCCAGGCGTGGATCGCGCGCCGCGACGGCCGCGACGTCGGCCGCATCACGGCTCACGTCGACCGTCTGTACGACGGCCTCCACGGCACGGGCACCGGGTGGTTCGGCTTCTTCGAGAGCATCGACGACCCCGCCGTAGCGCACGCACTCCTCGCGGCGGCCGTTCGCCGGCACGCGGCGCGGGGGGCAACGGAGATGATCGGCCCGATGAGCTTCACGACCAACCAGGAATGCGGCCTCCTGGTCGAGAACTTCACGCGTCGTCCCACCTTCGGCACGAGCTACAATCCGCCGTACTACGAGGCGCTGCTCACCAGTTTCGGCTGCCGCGGCGTGAAGGATCTCTACGGGTGGTGGATGGACGTCACGACCGGCTTCGAGGAGCCGGGGCGTGCGCGGATCGCGGCGTTCGCCGAGCGCCTGAAGGCGCGCGCCGACGTCGTGATCCGCCACGCCGAGCGGCGCCGCTATCGCGACGAGTGGGCGCTGATGTTCGACATCTATCAGGAGGCGTGGCGCGACAACTGGGGGTACAGTCCGATCACCAGGGAGGAGTTCGGGTGGACGGCCGAGAGCGCACGCCCGATCCTCCGCGAGGAGCTCGCGCTGATCGTCGAGGTGCACGGTCAGCCCGTCGGCTTCGCGATCTCATTGCCCGACGCCAACGAGATCGCACCGCGGAACGGCCGGCTCTTTCCCTTCGGATGGGTGCGCTTCGCGTTCGGCCTCCGTCACATCCGTCACGCGCGGCTGATCCTGCTCGGCATCCGTCCCGCGTACCGGAAGCGCGGTCTCGAATCGCTGCTCTGCATCGAGACCGCGCTCCGCGCCCGGCAGATCGGATTGGGCGGCGGCGAGGTGAGCTGGACGCTCGAAGACAACGTCCTCATCAACCGGGCGATCGAAGCGATGGGCGGGAGGCGAGATCGGACCTGGCGTCTGTACCGGATGCCCCTCGCCGCATCGGTGTGA
- a CDS encoding SDR family oxidoreductase, giving the protein MFDKIALVTGAARGLGRAIALALAREGCDVVVSDLAPTGGGGVGYALAGAGDLDATVAAVRACGRRTHAVCADVTKAEDVERMVAAAVEAMGGLDILVANAGIIAAAPVAAMDEAVWDRVFAVNVRGVFLCARAAIPHLAARGEGRIVNVASVAGKTGRAGLSAYCASKAAVISFTQSLAEELGPAGISVNALCPGFIATAMWTEVLNPMLAAMTGVPVERVFEEFIARSTFTKREQTPEEIAAAAVFLCRAENVTGTTLTVAGGGEVH; this is encoded by the coding sequence TTGTTCGACAAGATCGCGCTCGTCACTGGCGCCGCGCGCGGGCTCGGCCGGGCGATCGCGCTGGCCCTCGCCCGTGAAGGCTGCGACGTCGTCGTCTCCGATCTGGCGCCGACGGGCGGGGGCGGCGTAGGCTATGCGCTCGCCGGTGCCGGGGATCTCGACGCCACCGTGGCCGCCGTCAGGGCCTGTGGGCGCCGCACGCATGCCGTCTGCGCCGACGTGACCAAGGCCGAGGACGTCGAGCGCATGGTGGCCGCCGCCGTCGAGGCCATGGGCGGTCTCGACATCCTGGTCGCCAACGCCGGCATCATCGCCGCCGCACCGGTGGCGGCGATGGACGAGGCCGTCTGGGATCGGGTCTTCGCGGTCAACGTGCGCGGGGTCTTCCTCTGCGCCCGTGCCGCCATCCCCCATCTGGCCGCGCGAGGAGAAGGCCGCATCGTCAACGTGGCCTCGGTGGCGGGCAAGACCGGCCGCGCCGGTCTTTCGGCCTACTGCGCCTCCAAGGCCGCCGTCATTTCCTTCACCCAATCCCTGGCCGAAGAGCTCGGCCCCGCGGGGATCAGCGTCAATGCGCTCTGTCCGGGCTTCATCGCGACCGCGATGTGGACCGAAGTCCTGAACCCGATGCTGGCGGCGATGACCGGAGTGCCCGTCGAGAGGGTCTTCGAAGAGTTCATCGCGCGGAGCACCTTCACCAAGCGGGAGCAGACGCCCGAAGAGATCGCCGCCGCGGCCGTGTTCCTCTGTCGGGCGGAGAACGTCACCGGCACGACGCTCACGGTGGCCGGCGGCGGCGAAGTCCACTGA
- a CDS encoding phosphatase PAP2 family protein yields the protein MAGSRWRRELAVHDWLVGGFVTMLALAALAAHPHPLKARAAGRMALLAVVALGAIAGVRGGLVTAAPFAPLVYRAGTIGGVLGAYFVLRDLAPVVNPRALDARLLALDVALFGGEPAVWIQRFVTPATTEWFSFFYLSYFWLLAFYTLSIALRVDHEPLIAEFATGMLLVYCLGQTLYLLVPGFGPSTTFPELFAHPLPRGPWHDALLRTVAAGGSQKDIFPSLHTAGPLFLTLFAFRHRRERWLRIAWAPTGFFAANIVVATLLLRWHYGIDVVAGAALGLGAFVAAVRLPAAEAARRRARGAAPLWPPVTPMRRGASGTDARSDLASRPSLRSPG from the coding sequence GTGGCGGGGTCGCGATGGCGCCGTGAGCTCGCGGTGCACGACTGGCTGGTCGGCGGCTTCGTGACCATGCTCGCCCTGGCGGCCCTCGCCGCCCACCCTCATCCACTGAAGGCGCGGGCCGCCGGCCGGATGGCCCTGCTGGCGGTCGTGGCTCTCGGCGCCATCGCCGGCGTCCGGGGCGGCCTGGTGACGGCCGCCCCGTTCGCCCCTCTCGTCTACCGCGCGGGCACGATCGGGGGCGTCCTCGGAGCCTACTTCGTGCTCCGCGATCTGGCTCCGGTGGTGAATCCGCGCGCCCTCGACGCGCGCTTGCTCGCGCTCGACGTGGCGCTGTTCGGCGGCGAGCCCGCGGTGTGGATCCAGCGCTTCGTCACGCCGGCGACGACGGAGTGGTTCTCGTTCTTCTATCTGAGCTACTTCTGGCTGCTCGCCTTCTACACGCTGTCGATTGCGCTCCGGGTCGACCACGAGCCGCTGATCGCCGAGTTCGCGACCGGCATGCTCCTCGTCTACTGCCTCGGGCAGACGCTCTATCTCCTGGTTCCGGGATTCGGTCCGTCGACCACGTTTCCGGAGCTGTTCGCGCACCCGCTGCCGCGCGGGCCGTGGCACGATGCCCTGCTGCGGACGGTCGCCGCCGGCGGGTCGCAAAAAGACATCTTCCCGTCGCTTCACACGGCGGGGCCGCTCTTCCTGACACTGTTCGCTTTCCGCCACCGCCGCGAGCGCTGGCTGCGGATCGCGTGGGCGCCGACCGGCTTCTTCGCCGCCAACATCGTGGTCGCGACGCTGCTCCTTCGTTGGCACTACGGGATCGACGTCGTAGCGGGGGCCGCCCTCGGACTCGGCGCGTTCGTCGCCGCGGTCCGTCTGCCGGCCGCCGAGGCGGCCCGGCGCCGCGCGCGCGGGGCGGCGCCGCTCTGGCCTCCCGTCACACCGATGCGGCGAGGGGCATCCGGTACAGACGCCAGGTCCGATCTCGCCTCCCGCCCATCGCTTCGATCGCCCGGTTGA
- a CDS encoding wax ester/triacylglycerol synthase family O-acyltransferase, with translation MSSPYYARLSAQDYSFLVFETPTVHMHVAATQIFEAGPLKTAEGGIDIGAFKRAIAAVLHRIPRYRQRLAWIPIEAHPVWVDDRQFNLDYHIRHTALPRPGGEEELRRLSARVMAQQLDRARPLWETWVVEGLQGDRFAVINKIHHCMLDGQAGVDLAQILLSPFAEYEPKEAPQYVPRTPPTGAKLLRDAALRRLMLPLQAIRGLGQLWSETANMGSELLVRVRAVADLLGWAVRSASETPLNGRLGPHRRFDWLSMPLADFKAVAKALGCTINDLVLATVAGAVREFLIVHHLHPEEVDFRVSAPVSVRREAERGRLGNRVSSWILRLPIGEPDAALRLSAIRHATQDLKATNQALGVETMMAIAEWTPTVLLSLGARAAAGPINMIVTNVPGPQFPLYMLGARLLELYPQVPLLENTGLGVAIFSYDGTLFWGFNADYELVPDLRSFVKAIHGSFRGLAALAKDARTAPAAAPEAADHGDVARNRAGAGS, from the coding sequence GTGAGCTCCCCGTACTATGCGCGCCTGTCGGCGCAGGATTACTCGTTTCTGGTCTTCGAGACGCCGACCGTGCACATGCACGTCGCGGCGACGCAGATCTTCGAGGCCGGACCGCTCAAGACCGCCGAGGGGGGGATCGACATCGGCGCGTTCAAGCGCGCCATCGCCGCGGTCCTCCATCGGATCCCGCGCTACCGCCAACGCCTGGCCTGGATCCCGATCGAGGCTCATCCGGTCTGGGTGGACGACCGTCAGTTCAACCTCGACTACCACATCCGTCACACGGCGCTGCCGCGTCCGGGCGGAGAGGAGGAGCTGCGGCGGCTCTCGGCCCGGGTGATGGCGCAGCAGCTCGATCGCGCGCGCCCGCTCTGGGAGACCTGGGTCGTCGAGGGTCTTCAGGGCGATCGCTTCGCGGTCATCAACAAGATCCACCATTGCATGCTCGACGGACAAGCGGGCGTCGACCTGGCGCAGATCCTGCTATCGCCGTTCGCCGAATACGAGCCGAAAGAAGCGCCGCAATATGTCCCACGAACGCCGCCGACCGGCGCGAAGCTCCTGCGCGACGCCGCGCTCCGGCGTCTGATGCTGCCGCTCCAGGCGATCCGGGGTCTCGGCCAGCTGTGGAGCGAGACCGCGAACATGGGAAGCGAGCTTCTGGTGCGGGTGCGTGCCGTCGCCGATCTCCTCGGGTGGGCCGTACGTTCGGCGTCGGAGACGCCGCTCAATGGCCGCCTCGGCCCCCACCGGCGCTTCGACTGGCTGAGCATGCCGCTCGCGGATTTCAAAGCGGTGGCCAAGGCGCTCGGCTGCACCATCAACGATCTGGTGCTGGCGACCGTCGCCGGCGCCGTGCGTGAGTTCCTGATCGTACACCACCTCCATCCCGAGGAGGTCGATTTCCGCGTCTCGGCACCGGTGAGCGTCCGGCGCGAGGCCGAGCGGGGTCGGCTCGGTAATCGCGTGTCGTCGTGGATTCTGCGGCTGCCGATCGGCGAGCCCGATGCGGCGCTCCGCTTGTCGGCGATCCGGCACGCGACCCAGGACCTCAAAGCGACGAACCAGGCGCTCGGGGTCGAGACGATGATGGCGATCGCCGAGTGGACGCCGACCGTCCTGCTGTCGCTCGGCGCGCGCGCCGCCGCGGGTCCGATCAACATGATCGTCACCAACGTCCCGGGGCCGCAGTTTCCGCTCTACATGCTGGGCGCGCGCCTCCTCGAGCTCTACCCGCAGGTGCCGCTCCTCGAGAACACCGGCCTCGGCGTCGCCATCTTCAGCTACGACGGCACGCTCTTCTGGGGATTCAACGCCGACTACGAGCTGGTTCCCGATCTGCGGAGCTTCGTGAAGGCGATCCACGGCTCGTTCCGCGGCCTCGCCGCGCTCGCGAAGGATGCCCGAACGGCGCCGGCCGCCGCACCCGAGGCGGCAGACCACGGGGACGTGGCGCGGAACCGCGCCGGGGCGGGTTCCTAG
- a CDS encoding alpha/beta hydrolase, whose product MSSWVSHGAELMVRSVALPFVLGLRWLAEPDDEAGAAPNATGHGWSRRLKMAADELFFASELLAGGPSAFFDGVRLRSEMQQSVAFFHAHGWLDDPAAYHRTPPPLHEVSLVDLATRRGPYQHLRFESGYEPVEGEPGRERWLGIEPNRTAHAWLLRHPGPPRPWVVCAAAYRMGDPAVDFLGFRAHWLHRSLGVNVAIPVVPFHGPRRAGRRGGDGFMTGDFIDTVHAVAQAVWDTRRLIDWLRREGAPAIAVYGLSLGGSTAALLASLESALDCVIIGIPAVDFGELMRWNLRGPLVQATERLGFPWDHVATVLRVVSPLAMAPRVAKPRRFVFGAAGDTLAPPGQTRALWRHWGEPRLLLYNGGHVSFLFENAVRDLLVEALATTGLLPAHPGAA is encoded by the coding sequence ATGTCCTCGTGGGTGAGCCACGGTGCCGAGTTGATGGTGCGGTCGGTGGCATTGCCGTTCGTCCTCGGCCTGCGCTGGCTCGCCGAGCCCGACGACGAGGCCGGTGCGGCTCCCAACGCGACGGGTCACGGGTGGAGCCGGCGCCTCAAGATGGCGGCCGACGAGTTGTTCTTCGCGAGCGAGCTCCTGGCGGGGGGACCGTCGGCGTTTTTCGACGGCGTACGGTTGCGTTCGGAGATGCAGCAGAGCGTCGCGTTCTTCCATGCGCACGGCTGGCTCGACGACCCCGCCGCGTATCATCGAACTCCGCCCCCGCTGCACGAAGTCTCCCTCGTCGATCTCGCGACACGCCGCGGGCCCTACCAGCATCTGCGCTTCGAGAGCGGCTACGAGCCGGTCGAGGGTGAGCCCGGACGCGAACGCTGGCTCGGGATCGAGCCCAATCGAACGGCGCACGCGTGGCTGCTGCGCCATCCCGGTCCGCCCCGGCCGTGGGTCGTCTGCGCGGCGGCCTATCGCATGGGGGATCCGGCCGTCGATTTCCTCGGCTTCCGCGCCCATTGGCTGCATCGTTCTCTCGGCGTCAACGTGGCCATTCCGGTCGTCCCCTTCCACGGTCCGCGCCGCGCCGGACGTCGTGGCGGCGACGGGTTCATGACCGGCGATTTCATCGACACCGTGCACGCCGTGGCGCAAGCGGTGTGGGACACGCGCCGCCTGATCGACTGGCTGCGGCGCGAGGGGGCGCCCGCGATCGCGGTCTACGGCCTCTCGCTCGGCGGCTCCACGGCGGCGCTCCTGGCGTCGCTCGAGTCGGCGCTCGACTGTGTGATCATCGGCATTCCCGCCGTCGATTTCGGCGAGTTGATGCGCTGGAACTTGCGCGGGCCGTTGGTGCAGGCAACCGAGCGCCTCGGATTCCCGTGGGACCACGTGGCGACCGTGCTGCGCGTCGTGTCGCCGCTCGCCATGGCTCCGCGCGTCGCGAAACCGCGCCGTTTCGTCTTCGGCGCCGCCGGCGACACGCTCGCCCCGCCCGGTCAGACGCGCGCGCTCTGGCGTCATTGGGGCGAGCCGCGCTTGCTGCTCTACAACGGCGGCCACGTGTCCTTCCTCTTCGAGAACGCCGTGCGCGATCTCCTGGTGGAAGCGTTGGCGACGACCGGGCTGCTGCCCGCGCACCCCGGCGCGGCGTGA